Proteins encoded in a region of the Stieleria neptunia genome:
- a CDS encoding tetratricopeptide repeat protein, producing the protein MRSDSFLQSFVGAIAVRLMVTLAWIVPATGLSPGARAAAAESTEQSIALYADAANFQTGGAIELAIQNWKKFLETYPDDDLASKAAHYLGVCYMQKENPDYIAAAEAFGVALQDKTYELREESLANRGWCFYASAGDGPQRDAARLKQTIATFETLRKENSQSAYIDRAYFYSGEAAYGLGDRPRAIDFYNKFLSLPAAKDSPLRCDALYALGIAHEELEQADKAVASFQQLLSGCADSPLAVDVHLRLGDLRIMQRDFDAAVTAFDNAIDASKEDADTSYAIFRQAYALVQSGKPKEAAVGYDRLQREFPDSPYAANATLASGQSLYRGGDIDQAATRFEKVLSQNNPVAATEAAHWLARIKLTKGDPAAAVAIAKRQIDAGLEGDFAMDLRVDLAEALSMNPATVQESIDVAEAAYRDAPADALAPRALYNAAFSALQINQYERAGKLAGEFLQQFASDQLASDVRFIVAESQLFLGQTEAALDSYRQLLRAASADHAQRPVWVLRTAVAMNAMKAFDESIALLKKEYERLPQASQKAEAQFLVGQAHLMSGRSADAAKSFGRVTEVAADWARAGEAMLLQGTALLSSDQGDQAKATWETLIGRDESSAMADQARYKLAQLASKTGDDDRAVKLYSQIIDADRDAGLIPYALYGRGWSQMQQGKHAEAIESLDRILNQSPDHALSDDALIARGISHRTLGDFSSAQSDLQNYLELGPTGVNLGHALYELALVDQKQGRPADAAKKLQRLVDEVPAYPAMDKVLYELGWSLRESGQDEQAVEQFRRLLSEYPDTPLAAEAAYFVGQQRYSASDWATAATYFQLAAEKTSDEAMSEKSLYRLGWSLFKQSKLDEARQAFTEQVEKHASGRLAIDARMMVGESYFKAEAFAEALESYAKGRQQIRDANENADSLRDAAERQVRELILLHGGQSAAQLKRWEEAIGWYDELKQRFPGTAYLPQVFYETGFAYQQKNEFDKALKYFGQVAEQYRRREVGARARFMMGEIHFGEKRFDKAIPEFQSVMFGFGGENAPAEIKNWQAKSGFEAGRCSELLMQTARTPDAKKRSRQFATQFYQYVVQKHAGHELAKKSAERLEALQ; encoded by the coding sequence GTGCGTTCTGATTCTTTCCTGCAGTCTTTTGTCGGTGCGATTGCTGTTCGCTTGATGGTCACCCTGGCGTGGATCGTCCCCGCGACGGGGCTCTCGCCGGGCGCGCGTGCGGCCGCGGCAGAGTCGACCGAGCAGTCGATCGCGCTCTACGCCGATGCGGCCAATTTTCAAACCGGCGGTGCGATCGAATTGGCGATCCAGAACTGGAAGAAGTTTCTGGAGACCTATCCCGATGATGATCTGGCATCCAAGGCGGCACATTATCTGGGCGTCTGTTACATGCAGAAAGAAAACCCGGATTACATTGCCGCGGCGGAGGCCTTTGGCGTGGCGTTGCAAGACAAAACGTATGAGCTGCGAGAGGAGAGTTTGGCGAATCGCGGTTGGTGCTTTTACGCGTCGGCCGGTGATGGACCCCAACGCGACGCGGCGCGATTGAAACAGACGATCGCCACCTTCGAGACGCTTCGCAAAGAGAACTCCCAAAGCGCCTACATCGACCGCGCGTACTTTTACAGTGGCGAAGCGGCATACGGATTGGGCGATCGGCCCCGTGCGATCGATTTCTACAACAAGTTTTTGTCGTTGCCGGCGGCCAAGGATTCGCCGCTGCGCTGTGACGCGTTGTACGCCCTGGGGATCGCCCATGAAGAGCTGGAGCAAGCCGACAAGGCGGTGGCGTCGTTTCAGCAATTGTTGTCCGGTTGTGCCGACAGTCCCCTGGCCGTCGATGTGCATCTGCGGCTGGGCGATCTAAGAATCATGCAGCGCGACTTCGACGCCGCGGTCACAGCGTTCGACAACGCGATTGATGCGTCGAAGGAGGATGCCGACACGAGCTACGCGATTTTTCGTCAAGCGTACGCGTTGGTGCAAAGCGGCAAGCCGAAGGAAGCCGCCGTCGGCTACGACCGATTGCAGCGCGAGTTTCCCGATTCACCCTACGCCGCCAACGCAACGCTGGCGTCCGGGCAAAGTCTGTACCGCGGCGGTGACATCGATCAAGCGGCGACGCGGTTCGAAAAGGTGCTGTCACAAAACAACCCGGTCGCGGCGACCGAGGCGGCGCATTGGCTGGCGCGGATCAAACTGACCAAGGGTGATCCGGCCGCCGCCGTCGCAATCGCCAAGCGACAGATCGACGCCGGCCTGGAGGGTGACTTTGCAATGGACTTGCGGGTCGATTTGGCCGAAGCGTTGTCGATGAACCCGGCAACGGTCCAAGAGTCGATCGACGTGGCCGAAGCGGCTTACCGTGACGCGCCCGCCGATGCCTTGGCACCGCGCGCCCTGTACAACGCCGCGTTCTCAGCATTGCAAATCAACCAGTATGAACGGGCCGGCAAACTGGCCGGTGAGTTTTTACAACAGTTCGCTTCCGATCAGCTCGCCAGTGATGTTCGTTTTATTGTCGCCGAAAGCCAGCTTTTTCTGGGACAGACCGAAGCGGCACTCGACAGCTATCGGCAACTGCTGCGCGCCGCCTCGGCCGACCACGCCCAACGCCCCGTCTGGGTGTTGCGGACCGCCGTCGCGATGAACGCGATGAAGGCGTTTGACGAGAGCATCGCGCTGCTGAAGAAAGAGTATGAGCGTCTTCCGCAAGCATCGCAAAAGGCTGAAGCGCAGTTCCTGGTCGGCCAAGCGCATTTGATGTCCGGTCGGTCGGCCGATGCGGCGAAATCGTTCGGCCGCGTGACCGAGGTGGCGGCGGATTGGGCGCGTGCCGGCGAGGCCATGCTGTTGCAAGGGACCGCGCTGCTGTCATCGGATCAAGGCGACCAAGCCAAAGCCACTTGGGAAACATTGATCGGCCGGGACGAGTCATCCGCGATGGCCGATCAGGCGCGTTACAAGCTGGCCCAACTGGCCAGCAAGACCGGCGACGATGACCGGGCGGTGAAGTTGTACAGCCAGATCATCGACGCCGATCGTGACGCGGGATTAATCCCCTACGCACTGTACGGTCGTGGTTGGTCGCAGATGCAGCAAGGGAAGCACGCCGAAGCCATCGAGTCACTCGACAGGATTCTGAATCAGTCGCCCGATCATGCGCTCAGCGACGATGCGTTGATCGCGCGGGGCATCTCGCATCGAACCCTGGGCGATTTTTCATCCGCCCAATCGGATCTGCAAAACTACTTGGAACTCGGTCCGACCGGAGTCAATTTGGGCCACGCACTCTACGAGTTGGCACTGGTCGACCAAAAGCAGGGCCGCCCAGCCGACGCGGCAAAAAAGTTGCAGCGTCTGGTCGACGAAGTCCCCGCCTATCCTGCGATGGATAAAGTGCTCTATGAACTCGGCTGGTCGTTGCGTGAGTCCGGCCAGGACGAGCAAGCCGTCGAGCAATTCCGTCGCCTGTTGAGCGAGTACCCCGACACGCCATTGGCGGCCGAGGCGGCTTACTTTGTCGGACAGCAACGTTATTCGGCCAGCGATTGGGCAACCGCGGCAACGTATTTTCAATTGGCCGCGGAGAAGACGAGCGATGAAGCGATGAGCGAAAAATCGCTGTATCGTCTCGGTTGGTCGCTGTTCAAACAATCCAAGCTGGACGAAGCCCGGCAGGCGTTCACCGAACAGGTCGAGAAGCATGCCTCCGGAAGGTTGGCGATCGACGCCCGAATGATGGTCGGTGAAAGTTACTTTAAAGCCGAAGCGTTCGCCGAGGCGTTGGAGTCTTACGCCAAGGGGCGGCAACAAATTCGCGACGCGAACGAGAACGCCGATTCGTTACGCGATGCGGCCGAGCGACAGGTCCGCGAGTTGATTCTGTTGCACGGGGGCCAATCCGCGGCGCAACTGAAGCGTTGGGAGGAAGCGATCGGCTGGTACGACGAACTGAAGCAGCGTTTTCCTGGCACCGCCTATTTGCCGCAAGTGTTTTATGAAACCGGATTCGCCTACCAGCAAAAAAACGAGTTCGACAAGGCGCTCAAATACTTTGGGCAGGTCGCCGAACAGTATCGCCGCCGCGAGGTCGGTGCGCGGGCCCGTTTCATGATGGGCGAGATCCATTTTGGTGAAAAGCGTTTCGACAAAGCGATCCCCGAGTTCCAAAGTGTGATGTTCGGTTTCGGCGGCGAGAACGCGCCCGCGGAGATCAAGAACTGGCAAGCCAAAAGTGGATTCGAAGCGGGACGTTGCAGCGAGTTGCTGATGCAGACCGCCAGAACCCCGGATGCGAAAAAACGATCGCGTCAGTTCGCCACACAGTTTTATCAGTACGTCGTCCAGAAGCATGCCGGACACGAACTTGCGAAGAAATCCGCCGAGCGTCTGGAGGCGTTGCAGTAG
- the rpmE gene encoding 50S ribosomal protein L31 — protein sequence MKEGIHPKYQATTISCGCGNSFETRTVRGGELKVDICNACHPFYTGKLKFVDTAGRIDKFQKKFAAGSYGSLQKKGKKK from the coding sequence ATGAAAGAAGGCATCCACCCCAAGTACCAAGCCACCACGATCAGCTGCGGTTGCGGCAATTCCTTTGAAACCCGCACCGTCCGCGGCGGCGAGTTGAAGGTCGATATTTGCAACGCCTGCCACCCGTTTTACACCGGCAAGCTGAAATTCGTGGACACCGCCGGCCGGATCGATAAATTCCAGAAGAAATTCGCCGCCGGCTCGTACGGCAGTTTGCAGAAAAAAGGCAAAAAGAAATAG
- a CDS encoding fasciclin domain-containing protein — MRKFAAVALAVVLAGSFSAQAFAGCGTCDKTVVENAVAAKSFNTLVAAVKAAGLVETLSGEGPFTVFAPTDEAFAKLPEGTVESLLKPENKDKLVSILTYHVVPAKVMAKKVVGLNEAKTVQGSTVKIEVKDGSVILNGKAKVVKTDINSSNGVIHVIDTVILPKS; from the coding sequence ATGCGTAAGTTTGCTGCAGTTGCGTTGGCAGTCGTGTTGGCCGGTTCGTTCAGTGCTCAAGCGTTCGCCGGATGCGGAACCTGCGACAAGACGGTCGTGGAGAACGCTGTGGCGGCCAAGTCGTTCAATACCTTGGTGGCCGCCGTCAAGGCTGCCGGCTTGGTGGAAACGCTTTCCGGTGAAGGCCCCTTCACGGTGTTCGCCCCGACCGATGAAGCGTTCGCCAAGCTTCCCGAAGGCACGGTGGAAAGCTTGCTGAAGCCGGAAAACAAGGACAAGCTGGTCAGCATCCTGACCTACCACGTGGTGCCCGCAAAGGTCATGGCCAAGAAGGTCGTCGGACTCAATGAGGCCAAGACCGTGCAAGGTTCGACCGTCAAGATCGAAGTCAAAGACGGAAGCGTGATCCTCAACGGCAAGGCCAAGGTCGTCAAGACCGACATCAATTCGTCTAACGGAGTGATCCATGTCATCGACACCGTGATTCTGCCCAAGAGCTGA
- a CDS encoding NAD-dependent epimerase/dehydratase family protein yields MTQLSSPGSTHLITGGAGFIGSHLAQRLLARGDKVLIVDDLSTGQHKNLAPIIDHENLEYIEGTVEDDRLVAEVVGRADSVYHLAAAVGVALIAKQPIQTIERNVYPTQLILDRLGERARRGARIPCFIASTSEVYGKNPKPVWSEEDDLVFGATTKPRWSYGVSKAIDEFLALAFYKEQQLPVVVGRFFNVVGPRQTGAYGMVLPRFVEAALKGEKLVVHDDGAQIRCFAHVDDVVGAVVKLVDTPQAHGRVYNIGSDTPVSILELAKRVIERVNPKAEIDFRSYSDAYDESFEDIRRRVPDLTRIAATIGYAPTQDLDAIIDSVADSMR; encoded by the coding sequence GTGACGCAACTCAGCTCCCCTGGCAGCACCCACCTGATCACCGGCGGTGCCGGATTCATCGGCTCGCACCTCGCACAGCGACTCCTCGCGCGGGGGGACAAGGTCTTGATCGTGGACGACCTGTCGACCGGGCAACACAAAAACCTGGCGCCGATCATCGATCACGAAAACTTGGAATACATCGAGGGGACGGTCGAAGACGATCGGTTGGTGGCGGAAGTCGTCGGCCGCGCCGACAGCGTCTACCACCTGGCCGCCGCCGTGGGCGTCGCCCTGATCGCCAAGCAGCCGATCCAAACGATCGAACGCAACGTCTACCCCACCCAGTTGATCCTGGATCGACTCGGTGAACGAGCCCGGCGGGGTGCGCGGATCCCATGCTTCATCGCCAGCACCAGCGAAGTCTATGGCAAGAACCCCAAACCGGTCTGGTCCGAAGAAGACGACTTGGTGTTCGGCGCGACGACGAAGCCGCGGTGGAGCTACGGTGTGTCCAAAGCCATCGATGAGTTCTTGGCGCTGGCGTTCTACAAAGAGCAACAGTTGCCCGTCGTCGTGGGACGGTTCTTCAACGTCGTCGGTCCACGCCAGACCGGCGCCTACGGCATGGTGCTGCCCCGATTTGTCGAAGCGGCGTTGAAAGGCGAAAAGCTGGTGGTCCATGACGACGGTGCCCAAATCCGATGCTTCGCTCACGTCGACGATGTCGTCGGTGCGGTCGTCAAATTGGTCGACACGCCGCAGGCCCACGGGCGGGTGTACAACATCGGCAGCGACACCCCGGTGTCAATCTTGGAACTGGCCAAACGCGTGATCGAACGAGTCAACCCGAAGGCGGAGATCGATTTCCGGTCCTACTCCGACGCCTATGACGAAAGCTTCGAAGACATTCGACGCCGAGTCCCCGATCTGACCCGGATCGCGGCAACCATCGGCTATGCCCCGACCCAAGACCTGGACGCGATCATCGACTCGGTCGCCGACTCGATGCGCTGA